The Pseudomonas oryzicola genomic sequence GCATCGACGCGCGCCTGCACCTGAGCCAGCGCCTGATTATCCTGGCGCGCCCGCCCAGCGTGTTCCAGCGCAGCCTGCACGCTGTCGAGCAGCAACTGGTCGTTGTATGGTTTTTCGATGAAATCGCAGGCGCCGGCCTTGAACGCCCGCACCACGATCGGCACATCGGCATGGCCACTGACGAAGATCACCGGCAGCGCCAGGCCGCGCTCACGCATCGCCTGCTGCACCGCCAACCCACCCAGCCCCGGCATGCGCACATCCAGCAGCACACAGGCCGGCCCATCATCAACGCAGGCGTCGAGAAACGCTTGCCCGCTGGCGAACGGCAGCGCCTGCAAACCTACCGACTGCAGCAGCCACACCGTCGAATCCCGCATGCCCTGGTCATCATCGACCACATACACTTTCGCTTGCACTGCGCCTCCCCTTATTCCCTGCTGACCGCCAGATGGCAACACAGCACCAGACCACCCCTGTCACCGGCCCGCGCCCACAGGCTGCCGCCAAAGCCTTCGATCAGGCTGCGGCTCATGCTCAAGCCCAGGCCCAGGCCGTCGGCCTTGCTGGTGGTGAAAGGCGTGAAGATCTCATCCAGCCGCTCGGGGGCCACGCCCGGCCCCTGGTCGGCCACTTCCACCAGCACGCCGTCGCCATCGCGCGCGGCGCTCAGCAGGATACGCGACGGCCGCTCGCCATGCTGCTCGCGGTTGGCATCGATGGCATTGCGCAGCAGGTTCAGCAGCACTTGCTCCAGCAGTACCCGGTCGGCGTACACCGAGGGCAGCTGCGCGCTCATGCGCAGTTCGACCAGCACCTGGTCACGCGCCGCTTCCCAGGCACACAGGCGCATGGCTTCACCGGCCACCTCGGCCACGTCCAGCGCCTGCAGGCGCCGTGGCCCTTTACGCAGGAAGGCACGCAGGCGGCGGATCACTTCGGCGGCATGGGTGGCCTGCTCGGTGATGCGCTGCAGGCCCTGCCCGACCCGCTCGCGCGCATGCGGGTCATGTGCCACAGCCTGCAGGTAGCGCTGGCTGGCATTGGCATAGTTGACCACCGCAGCCAATGGCTGGTTGATCTCGTGGGCGATACCCGACGCCAGCTCGCCCAGGGTGGCCAAGCGGGCACTGTGCGCCAGGCTCTCCTGGGCCTCGATACGCAAGGTAATGTCGCGGGACACGCTGACCACCTCCACCACCGCGCCGGTATAGGTTTCGCGGATGGCGCGGCTGGCGATCTCGAACCAGCGGTAGCCACCTGCGGCCTGGCGCACCCGACAGGTCATGGTGTGGTAGCCATCCTGGTCCAGGGCTGCTGCGGCCTGGCGCAACACCTGGCGGCGTTCGCGCGGGTGCAGCAAGGTATGCACCGGCATGCCACGCAATTGCTCGGGCCACAGGCCGAGCAGGCGGAAGGCCGCCGGCGAGGCATCGAGAAAACGGCCATCAGGGCTGTGCCGGGAGATCAGGTCGGTGGTGTTCTCGATGATCAACCGGTACAGGCGCCGGGCGCGGCTGGCCTCGCGCGCACCGTGGCGCTCGTCACTGGCATCGCGGCAACGCGCCAGCACCTGCTGGCCCTGGTCGTCAGGAATGAAGTTCCACAGTACGACACGCTCGCCGACCTGTACCTCGACGTCGGCAATCGCCCGGTGCTGACGCAGGCAGGCGCGCACCAGGGCGGCACAGTTGGCCGGCAGCCAGCTGGCCAGTGCGGGGCCCTCGTCGAGCCACGCCTGCAATGCCGGATTGAGTGCCAGCGGCGTGGCATCGCCGGCCAGCATCAGGCTGGGCTGGGGATCCTTGGCAAGCAAGGGGTAGGCGGTCTGGTCCAAAGTAAGCGGCTCGTTGTTATAGTAGTTTTACTATATTGCTATAGTCGATATTCCTAATACCATAGCGACTCGCGTAAAACTGCGACAAGGGTAGCGGCCCACCGTCCGTCACCCTGCACCCTGATCAGAGCTAACAATCAGCCACCGGGGGCCAAGTGCACTGGCTGCGCCTGCCCTCCCTACAGGATTACCGCATGTCGATCTATGCCCAGGGCCTGATGCCCGCTGCCGTCAACCATGTCGCCCTCACCCCGCTGAGCTTCATCGAACGTACCGCTGCCGTTTACGGCAACTATCCTGCGGTGATCCACGGCGCCATCCGCCGCAACTGGCAGGAAACCTACCAGCGCTGCCGCCGCCTGGCCAGCGCCCTGGTCGGCCGCGGTATCGGCCGCGGCGATACCGTGGCGGTGATGTTGCCGAACATTCCGGCCATGCTCGAAGCGCACTTTGGCGTGCCCATGACCGGCGCCGTGCTCAACACGCTGAACGTTCGCCTGGACGCCGAGGCCATCGCCTTCATGCTGCAGCATGGCGAGGCCAAGGTATTGATTACCGACCGCGAGTTCCACGCCGTCATCGAGGCTGCCCTGGCCTTGCTCGAACACCCGCCCCTGGTGGTGGATGTGGATGACCC encodes the following:
- a CDS encoding response regulator transcription factor, translating into MQAKVYVVDDDQGMRDSTVWLLQSVGLQALPFASGQAFLDACVDDGPACVLLDVRMPGLGGLAVQQAMRERGLALPVIFVSGHADVPIVVRAFKAGACDFIEKPYNDQLLLDSVQAALEHAGRARQDNQALAQVQARVDALTPRERDVFVPLAQGLSNREIAERLGVSVKTVDLYRGRVMKRLQADSLAELVGMAIACGAVQALGLRAL
- a CDS encoding sensor histidine kinase; its protein translation is MDQTAYPLLAKDPQPSLMLAGDATPLALNPALQAWLDEGPALASWLPANCAALVRACLRQHRAIADVEVQVGERVVLWNFIPDDQGQQVLARCRDASDERHGAREASRARRLYRLIIENTTDLISRHSPDGRFLDASPAAFRLLGLWPEQLRGMPVHTLLHPRERRQVLRQAAAALDQDGYHTMTCRVRQAAGGYRWFEIASRAIRETYTGAVVEVVSVSRDITLRIEAQESLAHSARLATLGELASGIAHEINQPLAAVVNYANASQRYLQAVAHDPHARERVGQGLQRITEQATHAAEVIRRLRAFLRKGPRRLQALDVAEVAGEAMRLCAWEAARDQVLVELRMSAQLPSVYADRVLLEQVLLNLLRNAIDANREQHGERPSRILLSAARDGDGVLVEVADQGPGVAPERLDEIFTPFTTSKADGLGLGLSMSRSLIEGFGGSLWARAGDRGGLVLCCHLAVSRE